Proteins from one Mucilaginibacter jinjuensis genomic window:
- a CDS encoding acyltransferase, producing the protein MSLKEKIKENPSLKAFVHWMLIPSGEARPRLWVKWFVNPFIHKRGKGAKVHNRTRLDVLPFNRFEMGAHSAIESFSTINNGVGDVLIGSRSLIGMSNVIIGPVTIGNNVIFAQNIVASALNHVYTDVNVPIVDQPVITNPIIIEDDCWIAANSVITSGVTIGKHSVVAGGAVVTKSIPPYSVAAGNPAKVIKRYDFDLKEWVRA; encoded by the coding sequence ATGTCATTAAAGGAAAAGATAAAAGAGAATCCATCGTTAAAAGCCTTTGTACACTGGATGCTGATACCAAGCGGCGAAGCCCGGCCACGGCTTTGGGTAAAGTGGTTTGTAAACCCGTTTATCCATAAACGCGGCAAAGGCGCCAAAGTGCACAACCGTACCCGACTGGATGTATTGCCATTTAACCGTTTCGAAATGGGCGCACATTCGGCTATAGAAAGCTTCTCTACTATTAATAATGGCGTAGGTGATGTGCTGATCGGGAGCAGATCGTTAATCGGCATGAGCAACGTAATTATCGGTCCTGTTACTATAGGTAATAATGTAATCTTCGCCCAAAATATTGTAGCCAGCGCTTTAAATCATGTTTATACCGATGTGAATGTACCGATTGTAGATCAGCCTGTAATAACCAATCCCATCATTATTGAAGATGATTGCTGGATAGCTGCCAACTCGGTAATTACATCGGGCGTAACCATTGGCAAGCATAGCGTAGTGGCTGGTGGGGCAGTGGTAACTAAAAGCATCCCGCCATATTCTGTAGCTGCAGGTAACCCGGCTAAGGTGATTAAGCGTTATGATTTTGATTTGAAGGAGTGGGTTAGGGCGTAG